Proteins co-encoded in one Gossypium arboreum isolate Shixiya-1 chromosome 11, ASM2569848v2, whole genome shotgun sequence genomic window:
- the LOC108472292 gene encoding uncharacterized protein LOC108472292 encodes MEMNAVGEARKLHIQELEEIRRNAYDSAQNYKERTKAFHDKRISFKSFSVRQKVLLFNSKLKIFAGKLKSKWSGPFTVINVFPHGVVEIKDSSGARFKVNGQRLKPFFESTPIGLIEEIGLEEPKI; translated from the coding sequence ATGGAGATGAACGCTGTTGGTGAAGCACGGAAACTTCATATCCAAGAGCTTGAGGAGATTCGCCGCAACGCTTACGATAGCGCACAAAATTATAAAGAGCGAACAAAAGCATTTCATGACAAGCGCATTTCATTTAAATCCTTTTCCGTTAGGCAGAAAGTTCTCCTATTtaactcaaaattaaaaatttttgcagGAAAACTTAAGTCCAAGTGGAGCGGACCATTTACTGTGATCAATGTTTTTCCTCATGGAGTCGTAGAAATTAAGGATAGCTCAGGTGCACGGTTTAAAGTTAATGGACAACGGCTAAAACCTTTCTTCGAGAGCACACCAATCGGACTAATTGAAGAAATCGGGTTGGAAGAGCCAAAAATCTGA